In Drosophila simulans strain w501 chromosome 3R, Prin_Dsim_3.1, whole genome shotgun sequence, a single window of DNA contains:
- the LOC6730020 gene encoding probable multidrug resistance-associated protein lethal(2)03659 has product MSAVHEQRQPNPVTKANFFSKWFFIWTREILVKGLQRSLDPSDLYETEPSLESTQVSSFLLGHWEQELKRSKPNVLRMIFKAYGWSFVPASIVYSIMAIAVHTTQPLMLGGLVSFFSESTGKITKHSAYLYAMGVVLCSLISGLFFHPFMKYLFRVGSRVRLACAGLVYRKFLRVSVAADNSGVSGYAISLMATDLPTFNESFYCFHELWRGPLEGVVFVYIIYQLIGWPAVVGLGTIVAFIPLQAWAARAIARYKRSSADVGDERVKLMNEIIAAMQLIKMYAWEKSFAKLIGKVRKEEMDSIRGSTYIYAGLQCTGMISKLSLFLSLVTYVFTGDIVTSQKVFIVASYYDHLNDSLLHSWPLAINMWVETFVVANRVKDFLFQHENPADGGVHNFKEAEDNPEHGNFLGRTHKPKAEVKSITVHKLTASWDQKKQEKRHRHIEDVSFQAQDQQFVGIVGTVGAGKSTLLQVILGELDIISGSVDVNGVLSYAPQEPWLLRGSLRDNILFTEPYDEQRYLEVLRVCHLDRDVEQLPLGDSTRLGEGGASLSGGQKARVSLARAVYRKADIYLLDDPLSAVDSHVSKMLLDRCLNEFLSKKIRILVTHRVQLLRHVDHLVLLEGGRISVQGHYDALKKLIRFRMSVANDVEVAKLRAMRTDSVYEEPEPRKSLSQEEHLDRHEIEQQFKEQQQIGSVKLHTYKEYFKVLGHPLVVVLILLMFVVARSSEATMDIFLSKWATWEETEPNQHEPIPEYHRTRLRMMILYTFLILCTLIFYVLRTFGFFMMTLRISLRIHDQLFEGVIRAFMHFFTLATSGRILNRFSSDVLAIDVNLPQALMDSIEFAVNALAVLAVVSTANIWLLLPATVVVALLYGCRCLYIGASRSLKRIETISRSPIYSHTNATFKGLATIRALNGTKYMERDFHYYQNENTSALYLHVSINRAFAFWTDLICVLYILAVTFSFLLFDKHRGYYSGDVGLAITQSMKLVLMCQAGMRQTVELENMMTSVERVMEYVNIPSEPAFETEESVNLPKHWPSGGQLDFRDLRLRYSNHGPYILKGLTFTIRGEEKIGIVGHTAAGKSSIVHALFRLAHIDGHICIDGFETSQLGLHDLRRRISIIPQDPVLFSGSLRFNLDPFEEKTDEELWLALEAVKLKEFVSNLKEGINCRLHDCGANFSMGQRQLVCLARALLRQNKILIMDEATANVDPETDNLIQEAIHTKFAHCTVLTIAHRLHTVMDNDRVMVVDMGRVVELGHPHELLHNRHGYLHRFVEKTGVGTAQHLRHLAEQSYRKRVLGRKSEDQGSVLDLGYKGTTL; this is encoded by the exons ATGAGTGCGGTCCATGAGCAGCGCCAGCCGAATCCAGTGACAAAGGCCAACTTCTTTTCCAAATGGTTTTTTAT CTGGACGCGCGAGATTCTCGTCAAGGGACTGCAACGGAGTCTGGATCCATCGGATCTCTACGAGACCGAACCCAGTCTCGAGAGCACCCAGGTGTCCTCCTTTCTGCTCGGCCACTGGGAGCAGGAGCTCAAGCGGTCCAAGCCCAACGTCCTGCGCATGATATTCAAGGCCTACGGCTGGAGCTTTGTGCCGGCGAGCATCGTGTACTCCATCATGGCCATAGCAGTGCA CACAACGCAGCCCTTGATGTTGGGCGGCTTGGTGTCCTTCTTCTCGGAGAGCACGGGGAAGATCACAAAGCATTCGGCCTACTTGTACGCCATGGGCGTGGTGCTTTGCTCCCTCATCTCCGGGCTTTTCTTCCACCCATTTATGAAATACCTGTTCAGAGTGGGCTCTCGCGTCCGTCTGGCCTGCGCGGGACTCGTCTACCGGAAGTTCCTCCGGGTCTCGGTGGCGGCTGACAACAGCGGAGTGAGTGGCTATGCCATATCCCTGATGGCCACCGACCTGCCCACCTTCAACGAGTCCTTCTACTGCTTCCACGAGCTGTGGCGCGGTCCTTTGGAGGGCGTGGTCTTCGTCTACATCATATACCAACTGATTGGATGGCCAGCGGTTGTGGGACTGGGCACCATCGTGGCCTTCATCCCACTCCAAGCCTGGGCCGCACGGGCAATAGCGCGGTACAAGAGGAGTTCGGCGGATGTGGGAGATGAAAGGGTGAAGCTGATGAACGAGATCATCGCCGCCATGCAGCTTATCAAGATGTACGCCTGGGAGAAGTCCTTCGCCAAGCTGATAGGCAAAGTGCGAAAGGAGGAAATGGACTCCATAAGGGGGTCCACCTACATCTACGCAGGACTACAGTGCACAGGCATGATCTCCAAGCTGTCCCTCTTCCTCTCTCTGGTGACCTATGTCTTCACGGGCGACATAGTCACCTCGCAGAAGGTGTTTATTGTCGCCAGCTATTATGATCACCTTAACGATTCCTTGCTCCACTCCTGGCCGCTGGCCATCAACATGTGGGTGGAGACCTTTGTGGTGGCCAATCGCGTGAAGGATTTCCTCTTCCAGCACGAGAATCCAGCTGATGGTGGAGTACACAACTTTAAGGAGGCGGAGGATAATCCGGAGCACGGCAACTTCCTCGGACGCACCCACAAACCCAAGGCCGAAGTAAAGAGCATTACGGTCCATAAACTCACTGCGAGTTGGGATCAGAAGAAGCAGGAGAAGCGCCATCGCCACATCGAGGATGTGAGTTTTCAGGCCCAGGATCAGCAATTTGTGGGAATCGTGGGAACCGTGGGTGCGGGAAAGAGCACCCTTCTACAAGTGATCCTCGGTGAACTGGATATTATTAGTGGCAGTGTGGACGTCAATGGAGTCCTCAGTTATGCTCCTCAGGAGCCCTGGTTACTCCGGGGTAGTCTGCGAGATAATATCCTCTTTACGGAACCCTACGATGAGCAGCGTTATCTGGAGGTCCTGCGAGTTTGCCATCTTGACAGGGACGTGGAACAACTCCCGCTGGGCGATAGCACCAGGCTGGGCGAAGGTGGTGCCAGTCTGAGTGGCGGTCAAAAGGCAAGAGTTAGCCTTGCGCGGGCTGTCTACCGGAAGGCGGATATCTACCTCCTGGACGATCCGCTTTCCGCTGTGGATTCTCATGTGAGCAAGATGCTCCTGGATCGGTGTCTCAACGAGTTCCTGTCCAAGAAGATTCGCATCCTGGTCACCCATCGTGTTCAGCTGCTCAGACACGTGGATCATTTAGTGCTGCTCGAGGGTGGTCGCATCTCTGTCCAGGGGCACTATGATGCCCTCAAGAAGCTAATTCGATTCAGGATGTCGGTGGCCAATGATGTGGAGGTGGCCAAGTTGCGGGCCATGCGAACGGATAGCGTTTACGAGGAGCCCGAACCACGAAAATCCCTGTCCCAGGAGGAGCATCTGGATCGGCACGAGATAGAGCAGCAGttcaaggagcagcagcaaatagGATCTGTGAAGCTGCACACCTACAAGGAGTACTTCAAGGTGCTGGGGCATCCGTTGGTCGTGGTGCTCATCCTGCTTATGTTCGTCGTGGCCCGTTCCTCCGAGGCAACCATGGATATATTCCTGTCCAAGTG GGCAACTTGGGAGGAGACGGAACCCAATCAGCACGAGCCCATTCCGGAGTATCATAGAACTCGACTGCGCATGATGATCCTGTATACGTTCCTCATCCTGTGCACCCTCATCTTCTACGTGCTCCGCACCTTTGGCTTCTTTATGATGACCCTGCGGATATCGCTGCGCATCCACGACCAGCTCTTCGAAGGAGTCATCCGAGCCTTCATGCACTTCTTCACGCTGGCCACCTCCGGCCGGATTTTGAATCGTTTCTCCAGCGACGTTCTGGCCATCGATGTCAATCTGCCGCAGGCTCTGATGGACTCCATTGAATTTGCTGTGAATGCTCTGGCGGTGCTCGCTGTGGTCAGCACGGCGAATATTTGGCTCCTCCTACCGGCCACCGTGGTGGTGGCCCTGTTGTACGGCTGTAGGTGTCTCTATATAGGAGCTAGCCGGAGTTTGAAGCGCATAGAAACTATAT CTCGCAGTCCAATCTACTCCCACACAAATGCCACCTTCAAGGGATTGGCCACCATCCGTGCTCTGAATGGCACCAAGTACATGGAGCGGGACTTCCACTACTACCAGAACGAGAACACCTCTGCTCTGTACCTTCATGTGAGCATTAACCGGGCCTTCGCCTTCTGGACGGACCTCATCTGCGTGCTGTACATCCTGGCGGTGACATTCAGTTTCCTGCTCTTCGACAAGCACAGAGGATACTACAGCGGAGATGTGGGTCTGGCCATCACACAGTCCATGAAACTAGTGCTCATGTGCCAGGCGGGAATGCGGCAAACCGTGGAGCTCGAGAACATGATGACTAGCGTGGAGCGGGTAATGGAGTATGTGAACATACCATCGGAACCTGCCTTTGAAACGGAGGAATCCGTCAATCTGCCGAAGCACTGGCCCAGTGGAGGACAGCTGGACTTCAGGGATCTGCGGCTGCGCTACAGTAATCACGGGCCCTACATCCTCAAAGGTCTCACCTTCACCATCCGTGGCGAGGAGAAGATCGGCATAGTGGGACATACGGCGGCGGGCAAGTCCTCCATTGTCCATGCCCTCTTTCGGTTGGCTCACATCGATGGACACATCTGCATCGATGGCTTCGAGACATCCCAGCTGGGCCTGCACGATCTGAGACGTAGGATCTCGATCATACCGCAGGACCCGGTGCTCTTCTCGGGATCCCTCCGCTTCAACCTCGATCCCTTCGAGGAGAAGACGGACGAGGAACTGTGGCTGGCCCTGGAGGCCGTCAAGCTCAAGGAGTTTGTATCGAATCTGAAGGAGGGCATCAACTGCAGGCTCCACGACTGCGGGGCCAACTTCAGCATGGGCCAGAGGCAGCTGGTCTGCCTGGCCAGAGCCCTCCTGCGCCAGAACAAAATACTCATCATGGACGAGGCCACAGCCAACGTGGATCCCGA GACCGACAATCTCATCCAGGAGGCGATCCACACCAAGTTCGCCCACTGCACCGTGCTGACTATCGCCCACCGGCTGCACACCGTCATGGACAACGACCGCGTGATGGTGGTGGACATGGGCCGTGTGGTGGAGCTGGGGCATCCGCACGAGCTGCTGCACAACCGGCACGGCTACCTGCATCGCTTCGTGGAGAAGACGGGCGTGGGAACGGCGCAGCACCTGCGCCACCTGGCAGAGCAGAGCTACCGGAAGAGGGTGCTGGGCCGGAAGTCGGAGGATCAGGGATCCGTGCTGGATCTGGGGTACAAGGGGACGACGCTGTGA
- the LOC6730022 gene encoding uncharacterized protein LOC6730022 isoform X3, translating into MRLDGALEPRPRQGAATIKGRQPLRRETREPCETQQQQPADEDDEATDAECLTTNSSSSSSTSSNNCQANLVSNPKRTPSATPTPRKTTGGRGNTRHTILMAPNVGHQRKSLGLRLPMKQGRSRRRMLGAEWGWERLNGLLLCLISVIALLPPLTLGDDGDNFFAVNAFSAGPETTTPEFDYASRGQKKFGDKCDNTLECGFPGSICDPKKKSCQCTEDLPVTNHYDKCGKEAAVNESCFFNEQCEMRYFQTECRDGRCICRFEMSPIWGKDGSVECKGRQDKRGPETYIDPAMIGVLVGMALMFVIICVVLRLFSQARWRENRTIFNTPNPRLMNVSLLRDSKLLHGQERRGSRMSVRAPSRQPSMASLRPHSPNPSLGKTGSHSESHGSNASAASVRSNRSNSVAPGKVVHHERHGSAHRQHHPHGHQPKEQPQSPQSQDQSLITNITTNPVAESVTVEIIEPGQK; encoded by the exons ATGAGATTAGATGGGGCTCTAGAGCCCCGGCCCCGTCAAGGAGCTGCCACAATCAAGGGCCGCCAGCCCCTGAGGCGCGAAACACGCGAACCATGTGAgacgcaacagcagcagccagctgACGAAGACGACGAGGCCACAGACGCTGAGTGTTTgaccaccaacagcagcagcagcagcagcaccagcagcaacaattgccaAGCCAACTTGGTCTCCAATCCAAAGAGAACACCATCAGCAACGCCCACGCCCAGAAAAACAACCGGCGGCAGAGGCAATACCAGGCATACCATATtaatggcgcccaacgtggggcatCAGCGGAAGAGCCTTGGCCTGCGACTTCCGATGAAGCAGGGCCGCAGCCGGCGGAGGATGTTGGGTGCGGAATGGGGCTGGGAGCGCCTTAACGGCCTGCTCCTGTGCCTGATTTCCGTTATTGccctgctgccgccgctgacGCTCGGCGATGACGGCGATAATTTCTTTGCCGTGAATGCCTTTAGTGCGGGTCCGGAGACGACAACGCCAGAGTTCG ATTATGCCAGTCGTGGGCAGAAGAAGTTCGGCGACAAGTGCGATAATACCCTGGAATGCGGCTTCCCCGGCTCCATCTGCGATCCCAAGAAGAAGTCCTGCCAGTGCACCGAGGATCTGCCCGTCACCAATCACTATGACAAATGTGGCAAAG AGGCCGCCGTGAACGAGTCCTGCTTCTTCAACGAGCAGTGCGAGATGCGATACTTCCAGACGGAGTGCCGGGATGGACGCTGCATCTGCCGGTTCGAGATGTCGCCCATTTGGGGCAAGGACGGATCCGTGGAGTGCAAAG GGCGCCAGGACAAGAGGGGACCCGAGACCTACATCGACCCGGCCATGATTGGCGTGCTGGTAGGAATGGCATTGatgtttgttattatttgtgtcGTCCTGCGATTGTTTAGCCA AGCTCGCTGGCGTGAGAACCGAACCATCTTCAACACGCCCAATCCTCGCCTGATGAACGTCTCCCTGCTGCGGGACAGCAAGCTGCTCCACGGCCAGGAGCGCCGAGGGTCCAGGATGTCGGTGCGGGCGCCATCCCGGCAGCCCAGCATGGCCTCCCTGCGGCCCCACTCCCCCAATCCGTCGCTAGGTAAGACAG GCTCCCATTCCGAGTCGCATGGCAGCAATGCATCCGCAGCCTCGGTGCGCTCCAACCGCAGCAACTCGGTGGCTCCCGGCAAGGTCGTCCACCACGAGCGCCACGGATCCGCCCAtcgccagcaccacccacatgGCCACCAGCCAAAGGAGCAGCCGCAGTCGCCGCAGTCGCAGGACCAGTCGCTGATCACCAACATCACCACGAACCCGGTGGCCGAGAGCGTTACCGTCGAGATCATCGAGCCGGGTCAGAAGTAA
- the LOC6730022 gene encoding uncharacterized protein LOC6730022 isoform X4 has protein sequence MRLDGALEPRPRQGAATIKGRQPLRRETREPCETQQQQPADEDDEATDAECLTTNSSSSSSTSSNNCQANLVSNPKRTPSATPTPRKTTGGRGNTRHTILMAPNVGHQRKSLGLRLPMKQGRSRRRMLGAEWGWERLNGLLLCLISVIALLPPLTLGDDGDNFFAVNAFSAGPETTTPEFDYASRGQKKFGDKCDNTLECGFPGSICDPKKKSCQCTEDLPVTNHYDKCGKEAAVNESCFFNEQCEMRYFQTECRDGRCICRFEMSPIWGKDGSVECKGRQDKRGPETYIDPAMIGVLVGMALMFVIICVVLRLFSQARWRENRTIFNTPNPRLMNVSLLRDSKLLHGQERRGSRMSVRAPSRQPSMASLRPHSPNPSLGSHSESHGSNASAASVRSNRSNSVAPGKVVHHERHGSAHRQHHPHGHQPKEQPQSPQSQDQSLITNITTNPVAESVTVEIIEPGQK, from the exons ATGAGATTAGATGGGGCTCTAGAGCCCCGGCCCCGTCAAGGAGCTGCCACAATCAAGGGCCGCCAGCCCCTGAGGCGCGAAACACGCGAACCATGTGAgacgcaacagcagcagccagctgACGAAGACGACGAGGCCACAGACGCTGAGTGTTTgaccaccaacagcagcagcagcagcagcaccagcagcaacaattgccaAGCCAACTTGGTCTCCAATCCAAAGAGAACACCATCAGCAACGCCCACGCCCAGAAAAACAACCGGCGGCAGAGGCAATACCAGGCATACCATATtaatggcgcccaacgtggggcatCAGCGGAAGAGCCTTGGCCTGCGACTTCCGATGAAGCAGGGCCGCAGCCGGCGGAGGATGTTGGGTGCGGAATGGGGCTGGGAGCGCCTTAACGGCCTGCTCCTGTGCCTGATTTCCGTTATTGccctgctgccgccgctgacGCTCGGCGATGACGGCGATAATTTCTTTGCCGTGAATGCCTTTAGTGCGGGTCCGGAGACGACAACGCCAGAGTTCG ATTATGCCAGTCGTGGGCAGAAGAAGTTCGGCGACAAGTGCGATAATACCCTGGAATGCGGCTTCCCCGGCTCCATCTGCGATCCCAAGAAGAAGTCCTGCCAGTGCACCGAGGATCTGCCCGTCACCAATCACTATGACAAATGTGGCAAAG AGGCCGCCGTGAACGAGTCCTGCTTCTTCAACGAGCAGTGCGAGATGCGATACTTCCAGACGGAGTGCCGGGATGGACGCTGCATCTGCCGGTTCGAGATGTCGCCCATTTGGGGCAAGGACGGATCCGTGGAGTGCAAAG GGCGCCAGGACAAGAGGGGACCCGAGACCTACATCGACCCGGCCATGATTGGCGTGCTGGTAGGAATGGCATTGatgtttgttattatttgtgtcGTCCTGCGATTGTTTAGCCA AGCTCGCTGGCGTGAGAACCGAACCATCTTCAACACGCCCAATCCTCGCCTGATGAACGTCTCCCTGCTGCGGGACAGCAAGCTGCTCCACGGCCAGGAGCGCCGAGGGTCCAGGATGTCGGTGCGGGCGCCATCCCGGCAGCCCAGCATGGCCTCCCTGCGGCCCCACTCCCCCAATCCGTCGCTAG GCTCCCATTCCGAGTCGCATGGCAGCAATGCATCCGCAGCCTCGGTGCGCTCCAACCGCAGCAACTCGGTGGCTCCCGGCAAGGTCGTCCACCACGAGCGCCACGGATCCGCCCAtcgccagcaccacccacatgGCCACCAGCCAAAGGAGCAGCCGCAGTCGCCGCAGTCGCAGGACCAGTCGCTGATCACCAACATCACCACGAACCCGGTGGCCGAGAGCGTTACCGTCGAGATCATCGAGCCGGGTCAGAAGTAA
- the LOC6730022 gene encoding uncharacterized protein LOC6730022 isoform X2, whose translation MRLDGALEPRPRQGAATIKGRQPLRRETREPCETQQQQPADEDDEATDAECLTTNSSSSSSTSSNNCQANLVSNPKRTPSATPTPRKTTGGRGNTRHTILMAPNVGHQRKSLGLRLPMKQGRSRRRMLGAEWGWERLNGLLLCLISVIALLPPLTLGDDGDNFFAVNAFSAGPETTTPEFDYASRGQKKFGDKCDNTLECGFPGSICDPKKKSCQCTEDLPVTNHYDKCGKEAAVNESCFFNEQCEMRYFQTECRDGRCICRFEMSPIWGKDGSVECKGRQDKRGPETYIDPAMIGVLVGMALMFVIICVVLRLFSQARWRENRTIFNTPNPRLMNVSLLRDSKLLHGQERRGSRMSVRAPSRQPSMASLRPHSPNPSLGRMIRSKSNTRSSDSRVSDVSTCSRLLEHPSAASQHNLVHSHFLPYVPTTTASTATATNATATYAASATPSPTPTPPPSAGHQLPMAHANATSTTSTANANTITTTTYVSPAGTAPACGRTNKF comes from the exons ATGAGATTAGATGGGGCTCTAGAGCCCCGGCCCCGTCAAGGAGCTGCCACAATCAAGGGCCGCCAGCCCCTGAGGCGCGAAACACGCGAACCATGTGAgacgcaacagcagcagccagctgACGAAGACGACGAGGCCACAGACGCTGAGTGTTTgaccaccaacagcagcagcagcagcagcaccagcagcaacaattgccaAGCCAACTTGGTCTCCAATCCAAAGAGAACACCATCAGCAACGCCCACGCCCAGAAAAACAACCGGCGGCAGAGGCAATACCAGGCATACCATATtaatggcgcccaacgtggggcatCAGCGGAAGAGCCTTGGCCTGCGACTTCCGATGAAGCAGGGCCGCAGCCGGCGGAGGATGTTGGGTGCGGAATGGGGCTGGGAGCGCCTTAACGGCCTGCTCCTGTGCCTGATTTCCGTTATTGccctgctgccgccgctgacGCTCGGCGATGACGGCGATAATTTCTTTGCCGTGAATGCCTTTAGTGCGGGTCCGGAGACGACAACGCCAGAGTTCG ATTATGCCAGTCGTGGGCAGAAGAAGTTCGGCGACAAGTGCGATAATACCCTGGAATGCGGCTTCCCCGGCTCCATCTGCGATCCCAAGAAGAAGTCCTGCCAGTGCACCGAGGATCTGCCCGTCACCAATCACTATGACAAATGTGGCAAAG AGGCCGCCGTGAACGAGTCCTGCTTCTTCAACGAGCAGTGCGAGATGCGATACTTCCAGACGGAGTGCCGGGATGGACGCTGCATCTGCCGGTTCGAGATGTCGCCCATTTGGGGCAAGGACGGATCCGTGGAGTGCAAAG GGCGCCAGGACAAGAGGGGACCCGAGACCTACATCGACCCGGCCATGATTGGCGTGCTGGTAGGAATGGCATTGatgtttgttattatttgtgtcGTCCTGCGATTGTTTAGCCA AGCTCGCTGGCGTGAGAACCGAACCATCTTCAACACGCCCAATCCTCGCCTGATGAACGTCTCCCTGCTGCGGGACAGCAAGCTGCTCCACGGCCAGGAGCGCCGAGGGTCCAGGATGTCGGTGCGGGCGCCATCCCGGCAGCCCAGCATGGCCTCCCTGCGGCCCCACTCCCCCAATCCGTCGCTAG gacGTATGATCCGGTCAAAGAGCAATACGCGGTCGAGTGACTCGCGGGTGAGCGATGTGTCCACCTGCTCGAGACTCCTGGAGCATCCGAGTGCCGCCAGCCAGCACAACCTGGTCCACAGCCACTTTCTGCCCTACGTGCCAACGACCACGGCCAGCACGGCTACGGCCACGAATGCCACCGCAACGTATGCTGCCTCGGCCACGCCctcgcccacgcccacgccacCGCCCTCGGCGGGTCACCAGTTGCCAATGGCCCATGCCAACGCCACCAGCACCACGAGCACCGCCAACGCCaacaccatcaccaccaccacgtaTGTGTCCCCGGCGGGAACAGCACCAGCCTGTGGTCGGACCAACAAGTTCTAG
- the LOC6730022 gene encoding uncharacterized protein LOC6730022 isoform X1, with the protein MRLDGALEPRPRQGAATIKGRQPLRRETREPCETQQQQPADEDDEATDAECLTTNSSSSSSTSSNNCQANLVSNPKRTPSATPTPRKTTGGRGNTRHTILMAPNVGHQRKSLGLRLPMKQGRSRRRMLGAEWGWERLNGLLLCLISVIALLPPLTLGDDGDNFFAVNAFSAGPETTTPEFDYASRGQKKFGDKCDNTLECGFPGSICDPKKKSCQCTEDLPVTNHYDKCGKEAAVNESCFFNEQCEMRYFQTECRDGRCICRFEMSPIWGKDGSVECKGRQDKRGPETYIDPAMIGVLVGMALMFVIICVVLRLFSQARWRENRTIFNTPNPRLMNVSLLRDSKLLHGQERRGSRMSVRAPSRQPSMASLRPHSPNPSLGKTGRMIRSKSNTRSSDSRVSDVSTCSRLLEHPSAASQHNLVHSHFLPYVPTTTASTATATNATATYAASATPSPTPTPPPSAGHQLPMAHANATSTTSTANANTITTTTYVSPAGTAPACGRTNKF; encoded by the exons ATGAGATTAGATGGGGCTCTAGAGCCCCGGCCCCGTCAAGGAGCTGCCACAATCAAGGGCCGCCAGCCCCTGAGGCGCGAAACACGCGAACCATGTGAgacgcaacagcagcagccagctgACGAAGACGACGAGGCCACAGACGCTGAGTGTTTgaccaccaacagcagcagcagcagcagcaccagcagcaacaattgccaAGCCAACTTGGTCTCCAATCCAAAGAGAACACCATCAGCAACGCCCACGCCCAGAAAAACAACCGGCGGCAGAGGCAATACCAGGCATACCATATtaatggcgcccaacgtggggcatCAGCGGAAGAGCCTTGGCCTGCGACTTCCGATGAAGCAGGGCCGCAGCCGGCGGAGGATGTTGGGTGCGGAATGGGGCTGGGAGCGCCTTAACGGCCTGCTCCTGTGCCTGATTTCCGTTATTGccctgctgccgccgctgacGCTCGGCGATGACGGCGATAATTTCTTTGCCGTGAATGCCTTTAGTGCGGGTCCGGAGACGACAACGCCAGAGTTCG ATTATGCCAGTCGTGGGCAGAAGAAGTTCGGCGACAAGTGCGATAATACCCTGGAATGCGGCTTCCCCGGCTCCATCTGCGATCCCAAGAAGAAGTCCTGCCAGTGCACCGAGGATCTGCCCGTCACCAATCACTATGACAAATGTGGCAAAG AGGCCGCCGTGAACGAGTCCTGCTTCTTCAACGAGCAGTGCGAGATGCGATACTTCCAGACGGAGTGCCGGGATGGACGCTGCATCTGCCGGTTCGAGATGTCGCCCATTTGGGGCAAGGACGGATCCGTGGAGTGCAAAG GGCGCCAGGACAAGAGGGGACCCGAGACCTACATCGACCCGGCCATGATTGGCGTGCTGGTAGGAATGGCATTGatgtttgttattatttgtgtcGTCCTGCGATTGTTTAGCCA AGCTCGCTGGCGTGAGAACCGAACCATCTTCAACACGCCCAATCCTCGCCTGATGAACGTCTCCCTGCTGCGGGACAGCAAGCTGCTCCACGGCCAGGAGCGCCGAGGGTCCAGGATGTCGGTGCGGGCGCCATCCCGGCAGCCCAGCATGGCCTCCCTGCGGCCCCACTCCCCCAATCCGTCGCTAGGTAAGACAG gacGTATGATCCGGTCAAAGAGCAATACGCGGTCGAGTGACTCGCGGGTGAGCGATGTGTCCACCTGCTCGAGACTCCTGGAGCATCCGAGTGCCGCCAGCCAGCACAACCTGGTCCACAGCCACTTTCTGCCCTACGTGCCAACGACCACGGCCAGCACGGCTACGGCCACGAATGCCACCGCAACGTATGCTGCCTCGGCCACGCCctcgcccacgcccacgccacCGCCCTCGGCGGGTCACCAGTTGCCAATGGCCCATGCCAACGCCACCAGCACCACGAGCACCGCCAACGCCaacaccatcaccaccaccacgtaTGTGTCCCCGGCGGGAACAGCACCAGCCTGTGGTCGGACCAACAAGTTCTAG
- the LOC6730023 gene encoding putative defense protein 3, with amino-acid sequence MKDRFKWLSLELLLLIGAAVAFPDGAPADTCVKQRANQPNHGKARSQPAHSNPYEVVADAQSYHPGQQISVVIYPHSDQSTVFRGFFLQARDANSNEWIGEWVQSENTKTIPECSAITHSDNRDKLGAKLIWKAPQNKRGHVYFTGTVLQEYGTFWSDIVNKVQAERP; translated from the exons ATGAAGGATCGATTCAAGTGGTTGTCGCtggagctgctcctgctgataGGCGCCGCAGTCGCCTTTCCGGACGGCGCTCCGGCGGACACGTGCGTGAAGCAGCGGGCGAATCAGCCGAATCATGGCAAGGCACGGAGTCAGCCGGCCCACTCGAATCCGTACGAGGTGGTGGCTGATGCGCAGAGCTATCATCCCGGCCAGCAGATATCGGTGGTCATCTACCCGCACTCGGACCAGAGCACCGTCTTCCGGGGATTCTTCCTGCAGGCGCGCGATGCCAACTCGAACGAGTGGATCGGCGAGTGGGTGCAGAGCGAGAACACCAAGACCATTCCGGAGTGCTCGGCCATCACGCACTCGGACAACCGGGACAAGCTGGGCGCCAAGCTCATCTGGAAGGCACCGCAAAATAAGCGGGGACATGTCTACTTCAC GGGCACTGTGCTACAGGAGTACGGAACGTTTTGGAGCGACATTGTGAACAAAGTGCAGGCGGAGCGGCCATAA